A stretch of the Apteryx mantelli isolate bAptMan1 chromosome 3, bAptMan1.hap1, whole genome shotgun sequence genome encodes the following:
- the SLC30A10 gene encoding calcium/manganese antiporter SLC30A10 → MGRYSGKTCRLIFMLVLTVGFFVAELVSGYIGNSIALVSDSFNMLSDLISLCVGLSTGRIARRSRRGPRATYGYSRAEAVGALSNAVFLAALCFTIFVEAVLRLARPERIDDAELVLIVGALGLAVNLVGLLVFQDWAACCRRRPPPPAAAAEPPAAGAAGDSPNDQKRPEERSERKTEKKSEALNIRGVLLHVMGDALGSVVVVVTATIFHVLPLGADAPCNWQCYIDPSLTIIMVFIILSSAFPLIKETSITLLQMVPKGVDMHLLTDRLAHVPGVSSLHEVHVWELAGGKNIATLHVKCQTPTDYQDAAYKIRKLFHEAGIHSVTIQPEYLDSKTSQLLCSSPCISKACDSQLCCSQKEASLPETNGYAEKNDSCLSAPCKDNGSSKNDIEIPIEYPLTEDSIKNMKNCTMSDDKSQLSSTRF, encoded by the exons ATGGGGCGGTACTCGGGGAAGACCTGCCGCCTCATCTTCATGCTGGTGCTCACCGTCGGCTTCTTCGTGGCCGAGCTGGTGTCGGGCTACATAGGCAACTCCATCGCGCTGGTGTCCGACTCCTTCAACATGCTCTCGGACCTCATCTCGCTCTGCGTGGGCCTCTCCACGGGGCGCATCGCCCGGCGcagccgccgcgggccccgcgccaCCTACGGCTACAGCCGCGCCGAGGCGGTGGGGGCGCTCAGCAACGCCGTCTTCCTCGCCGCCCTCTGCTTCACCATCTTCGTGGAGGCCGTGCTGCGCCTCGCCCGCCCCGAGCGCATCGACGACGCCGAGCTGGTGCTCATCGTCGGCGCCCTCGGCCTCGCCGTCAACCTCGTGGGGCTCCTCGTCTTCCAGGACTGGGccgcctgctgccgccgccgcccgccgccgcccgccgccgccgcggagccccccgccgccggcgcagcAG GTGATTCACCAAATGACCAAAAGAGGCCTGAAGAGAGGTctgagaggaaaacagagaaaaagtccGAAGCCTTGAACATCAGAG GTGTTCTTTTGCATGTTATGGGAGATGCACTTGGATCTGTGGTTGTGGTAGTTACAGCTACAATCTTTCATGTACTTCCTCTGGGTGCTGATGCTCCATGTAACTGGCAGTGCTATATCGATCCAAGCCTGACAATAATTATGGTGTTCATCATTTTGTCTTCTGCATTTCCGCTTATCAAAGAGACCTCGATTACTTTGTTGCAGATGGTTCCCAAAGGTGTTGATATGCATCTACTGA CTGACAGACTAGCTCATGTGCCAGGGGTTAGCAGCCTTCATGAGGTGCACGTCTGGGAGCTTGCAGGTGGGAAGAATATTGCTACTCTTCATGTCAAGTGCCAAACCCCTACCGATTACCAAGATGCTGCTTACAAAATACGGAAGCTTTTCCATGAAGCAGGGATCCATTCTGTGACCATCCAACCAGAGTACCTTGACAGCAAGACCTCCCAGCTCCTGTGCAGCTCGCCCTGCATCTCAAAAGCGTGTGactctcagctctgctgcagtcAGAAGGAGGCATCGCTCCCTGAAACTAATGGCTATGCTGAGAAAAATGATAGTTGCCTTTCTGCACCGTGTAAAGACAATGGTTCAAGTAAAAATGATATTGAAATCCCTATTGAGTACCCACTGACAGAGGATagcattaaaaacatgaaaaattgtACAATGTCTGATGACAAATCACAGTTGAGCAGTACGCGATTTTAA